The Paenibacillus tianjinensis genome has a window encoding:
- a CDS encoding sensor histidine kinase, whose product MEKWLRKLRDQSLFSKIFVVMVISIVLVTVLITTVTAQMSQRLFVQTFSITNSKIIDQIKTALENSHYTTVNTAINVGQSGVIRSFMTEKDGSSLANFRRYYSMRDQMDRIQSGIGAANIGLSILGGNGRSYSSDVTYWSGSSEQLRNNPITAAAQEQGGKLFYSFMDASPLNSESRYLVAAKALTAPGLTEPYGTLYMFTRESDFRKNYASFTSKGNDVMFLDTAGRIVSSNRTEQVGSLSPELLNSAKQIAESGLASQELTLGGREVIVLADYLPSYNFYIVNLIDKNETIGTLFDKKMLFLIGGAIAAVALLLIYFLTKRLTKSLRTLVKKMSNVTKKNFHNYMAVTGSYETRQLSTAFNYMLRELNDYVAQLVETQKEQRNAELAALQQQINPHFLYNTLASVNILVQRGSKEQATETIHALISLLQNTISNVKETITVEDELINLKHYVFINQVRNGNRIKVETFVSPDCMSAKVPKLILQPFIENAFFHAFNIKSSGYIYVTIMKDRDVLHCEVVDTGDGMDLDNKETIPASTSSRQLFSGIGIRNVHDRLLLLYGEPYGVSISSTPGQGTKVSIRIPC is encoded by the coding sequence ATGGAAAAATGGCTCAGGAAGCTTAGGGACCAGAGCCTGTTCAGCAAAATTTTCGTCGTCATGGTCATCAGCATCGTGCTCGTTACAGTGCTGATTACCACGGTAACGGCGCAAATGTCGCAAAGGCTGTTTGTACAGACGTTCAGCATTACCAATTCAAAAATCATTGACCAGATAAAAACTGCATTGGAGAACTCGCATTATACTACCGTGAATACAGCAATAAATGTTGGGCAGAGCGGAGTCATCCGCAGCTTCATGACCGAGAAGGATGGCAGCTCGCTGGCTAATTTCCGGCGGTACTACAGTATGCGCGACCAGATGGACCGTATCCAGTCCGGGATCGGGGCCGCTAATATCGGCCTGTCCATACTGGGGGGGAACGGCAGAAGCTATAGCAGTGATGTGACCTACTGGTCCGGCTCTTCCGAGCAGCTAAGGAACAATCCGATTACTGCGGCTGCGCAAGAGCAGGGCGGGAAGCTGTTTTACAGTTTTATGGACGCAAGCCCGCTGAATTCAGAGAGCCGGTATCTGGTTGCCGCCAAGGCGCTGACTGCACCCGGGCTTACAGAGCCGTATGGTACGCTGTACATGTTCACGCGCGAGAGTGATTTCCGCAAGAACTACGCCAGCTTTACGAGTAAGGGCAATGATGTCATGTTCCTGGATACTGCGGGACGGATTGTATCGAGCAACCGGACGGAACAGGTCGGCAGCCTGTCTCCCGAGCTCCTGAACAGCGCGAAGCAGATTGCCGAATCAGGGCTTGCCAGCCAGGAGCTGACACTCGGCGGGCGGGAAGTCATTGTGCTGGCCGATTATCTGCCGTCCTATAACTTTTATATTGTGAATCTGATTGATAAAAACGAGACCATCGGCACGCTGTTTGATAAAAAGATGCTATTTCTGATCGGCGGGGCGATTGCAGCGGTTGCGCTGCTCCTGATCTATTTCCTGACCAAACGGCTGACGAAATCTCTGCGCACGCTGGTCAAAAAAATGTCCAATGTGACCAAAAAGAATTTCCATAACTATATGGCGGTCACCGGCAGCTATGAGACAAGACAGCTGAGTACAGCATTCAACTACATGCTAAGGGAGCTGAATGATTATGTCGCCCAGCTGGTAGAGACGCAGAAGGAGCAGCGCAATGCGGAGCTGGCCGCTCTCCAGCAGCAGATCAATCCCCATTTTCTGTACAATACACTGGCGTCAGTCAATATCCTGGTACAGCGTGGCAGCAAGGAGCAGGCGACAGAGACGATTCATGCCCTGATTTCGCTGCTGCAGAATACGATCAGCAATGTTAAAGAAACGATTACAGTCGAGGATGAGCTGATCAACCTGAAGCATTATGTATTTATTAATCAGGTGCGTAACGGTAACCGGATCAAGGTGGAGACTTTCGTCTCGCCGGACTGCATGAGCGCCAAGGTACCCAAGCTGATTCTGCAGCCTTTTATTGAAAATGCCTTCTTCCACGCCTTTAATATCAAAAGCTCGGGCTATATCTATGTCACCATCATGAAGGACAGGGATGTACTGCACTGCGAGGTGGTGGATACGGGTGATGGTATGGATCTGGACAACAAAGAGACCATCCCGGCCTCCACAAGCAGCCGCCAGCTGTTCAGCGGCATCGGCATCCGTAATGTCCACGACCGGCTGCTGCTGCTGTACGGGGAACCGTATGGCGTATCCATCTCAAGCACCCCGGGACAAGGGACAAAGGTTTCTATCAGAATACCGTGCTGA
- a CDS encoding carbohydrate ABC transporter permease: MRAVNHTIRNRAKLTGWLFIAGAVLMICLFYFYPMIQALLLSFKTGAGANLHFDGLANYKRLLSDKTFFTAVKNTFLFLIVQVPVMIVFAMMISVLLNDSKLRFKGFFRTAIFLPCVTSLVAYSVVFKYLFGNDGLINLALLNMHILSEPIQWISDPFWAKVTIIIAITWRWTGYNMIFFLSSLQNIDSSIYEAARIDGASGPRQFFSITVPLLKPIILFTSITSTIGTLQLFDEIMNITKGGPGNATLSISQYIYNLSFKYTPDFGYAATVSYSIVVMIIILAFLQIKLAGDDK; encoded by the coding sequence ATGAGAGCTGTGAACCATACCATACGCAACCGCGCTAAGCTTACCGGCTGGTTATTTATTGCCGGGGCCGTCCTCATGATCTGTCTGTTTTATTTCTATCCGATGATTCAGGCACTGCTGCTCTCGTTCAAAACGGGCGCAGGGGCTAATCTTCACTTCGACGGGTTAGCGAATTACAAGCGCCTGCTGAGTGATAAAACCTTTTTTACCGCCGTCAAGAATACCTTCTTGTTCCTGATTGTGCAGGTGCCGGTTATGATCGTGTTTGCGATGATGATTTCGGTACTGCTGAATGACAGCAAGCTGCGCTTCAAAGGTTTTTTCCGTACTGCGATCTTCCTGCCTTGCGTAACCTCACTTGTAGCTTACTCCGTTGTATTCAAATATCTGTTTGGAAATGACGGACTGATCAACCTGGCTTTATTGAACATGCACATCCTGTCTGAACCGATCCAGTGGATCTCCGATCCTTTCTGGGCGAAAGTTACGATTATTATCGCCATTACCTGGCGCTGGACGGGATACAATATGATCTTTTTCCTCTCCTCGCTGCAAAACATCGACAGTTCCATTTATGAAGCTGCACGGATTGACGGTGCTTCGGGCCCGAGACAATTTTTCTCGATTACCGTACCGCTGCTCAAACCGATCATTCTCTTTACGTCGATTACCTCGACTATTGGTACCCTGCAGCTGTTCGATGAAATTATGAATATAACCAAGGGAGGTCCCGGCAACGCGACGCTCTCCATTTCCCAATATATTTACAATCTATCGTTCAAGTACACGCCTGACTTTGGATATGCTGCGACTGTATCGTATTCTATCGTAGTCATGATCATTATATTGGCCTTCCTTCAAATCAAACTGGCAGGTGATGATAAATAA
- a CDS encoding response regulator transcription factor yields the protein MDTTFCKILVVDDEMLVRQGIIHLLDWEGEGFQIAGEASNGREALELIEIQRPHIILTDIVMPVMDGEELIRLVKGMYPEIEVIVLSSFSEFEYVRSTFQSGVADYILKPKLEAASLLAVLKKTAQRIPQLQHFDWRSNKRQSADYILDKLVSGYPVEYDAEELQTLFPFPEFVLLLADTGDDLAAISRKEEWLESSSRSLLQSGSRVTFRRLSPLEGHVRLLFNLAGEEREALMHLAEQIFAAGIRANMFLNLAVSRTFTELEALHTIYADELVQLLDRRFFMPERCLLVDHGGEVQPGPVFDQEVFAAELNRQEFDQAFTRLSSYVSSMSGRRDTGVSEFKSLLCHSIFQIIGMLLQFHYEARALDDSKYEYFRSIHEARHIGETEERLLQFLQDATECVTKNRGGTPAMQKILLYIDEHYSRQLTLTEVAREFHFNPSYLSNYFTLHNKEGFNEYLNRVRIGKACLLLKENPGLSIAEISSLVGYSDHSYFTRVFRKLMGISPSQYRKG from the coding sequence ATGGACACAACGTTCTGTAAAATATTAGTAGTGGACGATGAGATGCTGGTACGGCAGGGGATTATCCATCTGCTGGACTGGGAAGGGGAAGGGTTTCAGATTGCGGGTGAAGCCTCCAACGGAAGAGAAGCGCTGGAATTAATTGAAATACAGCGGCCGCATATCATCCTGACCGATATCGTTATGCCCGTGATGGACGGGGAGGAGCTAATCCGGCTCGTCAAGGGGATGTATCCGGAAATTGAAGTGATCGTGCTCAGCAGCTTCAGTGAGTTCGAATATGTGCGTTCTACCTTCCAGAGCGGGGTTGCGGATTATATTCTGAAGCCCAAGCTGGAGGCGGCTTCCCTGCTTGCTGTTCTGAAAAAAACGGCGCAGCGCATTCCTCAGCTTCAGCACTTTGACTGGAGAAGCAACAAGCGGCAGTCTGCGGACTATATACTAGACAAGCTGGTTAGCGGCTATCCGGTGGAATATGATGCGGAAGAGCTGCAGACCCTATTTCCTTTTCCGGAGTTTGTGCTGCTGCTTGCGGATACGGGGGACGATCTAGCTGCCATTAGCCGCAAGGAAGAGTGGCTGGAGAGCAGCAGCCGTTCCCTGCTGCAGAGCGGCAGCCGGGTAACCTTCCGCCGTCTGTCTCCGCTGGAGGGGCATGTCCGCTTGCTCTTTAACCTGGCCGGGGAGGAGCGTGAAGCTCTAATGCATCTGGCAGAGCAGATATTCGCAGCCGGTATCCGGGCTAATATGTTCCTGAATCTGGCAGTCAGCCGAACCTTTACGGAGCTGGAGGCGCTGCATACGATCTATGCGGATGAACTGGTGCAGCTGCTGGACCGCAGATTCTTCATGCCGGAACGCTGTCTGCTGGTGGACCATGGCGGGGAGGTGCAGCCGGGACCGGTCTTTGACCAGGAGGTCTTCGCTGCTGAGCTGAACCGGCAGGAGTTCGATCAGGCTTTTACCCGGTTAAGCAGCTATGTATCCTCGATGTCCGGCCGCCGCGATACGGGAGTGTCTGAATTCAAGTCCCTCCTGTGCCACAGCATTTTTCAGATCATCGGCATGCTGCTGCAATTCCATTATGAGGCCCGTGCGCTGGATGACAGTAAATATGAGTACTTCCGCTCCATCCATGAAGCACGGCATATCGGGGAGACGGAGGAGCGGCTGCTGCAGTTTCTGCAAGATGCAACGGAATGTGTTACGAAGAACCGTGGCGGTACACCGGCGATGCAAAAGATTCTCCTGTATATCGATGAGCATTATTCACGCCAGCTTACGCTGACAGAAGTCGCCCGGGAGTTTCATTTTAACCCGTCCTATTTGTCGAATTATTTTACCCTGCACAATAAGGAAGGCTTCAACGAATATTTAAACCGGGTGCGGATCGGAAAAGCCTGCCTGCTGCTGAAAGAGAACCCCGGCCTGTCGATTGCCGAGATCAGCAGTCTTGTGGGATATTCAGACCACAGCTATTTCACCAGAGTATTCCGCAAGCTGATGGGGATTTCCCCCAGCCAATACCGGAAGGGATAA
- a CDS encoding ABC transporter substrate-binding protein has translation MKKKATALLLAGFTLLTACSSNANTNNQANTGAEGNAAGGNQKITVWAWDKNFNIAAMNLAKDAYVAKNPDAQIEVVEYAQDDIIQKLNTGLNSGSASGLPNIVLIEDYRAQSFLQTYPDAFQELGDAIKTSDFAEYKLGPTSFNGKQYGVPFDSGVVGLYVRTDYLQEAGYTVDDLQDIDWQQYIEIGKAVKAKTGKAMLTQDPNDLGLIRMMIQSAGSWYLKEDGKTPDLKDNAVLKEAFESYKELMNADIVKVNSDWSSFLAGFNSGDVASVPTGNWITPSVKASADQSGKWAVVPFPKLKNAANSVHASNLGGSSWYVLNNDGKEAAVKFLGATLGSDVALYQKLVTDVGVVGTYKPAAEGEAYGTADEFFGGQKIIADFAKWTAEIPNVNYGLHTYAIEDILKVEMQNFLNGTELDKALSDAQSQAESQIQ, from the coding sequence ATGAAGAAAAAAGCTACCGCTCTTCTGCTCGCCGGATTTACACTTCTGACAGCTTGCTCGAGCAACGCTAATACCAATAATCAGGCTAATACCGGAGCTGAAGGAAATGCAGCTGGCGGAAACCAGAAAATCACCGTATGGGCATGGGACAAAAACTTCAACATCGCTGCAATGAATCTGGCTAAGGACGCTTATGTGGCCAAAAATCCGGATGCGCAAATCGAAGTTGTTGAATATGCGCAGGATGACATTATCCAGAAGCTGAACACAGGACTTAACTCCGGGTCCGCTTCCGGTCTGCCTAACATCGTTCTGATTGAAGATTACCGTGCACAGAGCTTCCTGCAAACGTATCCAGACGCTTTTCAGGAACTGGGAGATGCTATTAAAACTTCTGACTTCGCCGAATACAAGCTCGGACCAACCAGCTTTAACGGCAAGCAATACGGCGTACCGTTTGACTCCGGTGTTGTAGGCCTCTATGTCCGCACAGATTATCTGCAGGAAGCAGGCTATACCGTTGACGATCTTCAGGATATCGACTGGCAGCAGTACATTGAAATCGGTAAAGCCGTTAAAGCCAAAACAGGCAAAGCCATGCTGACCCAGGACCCTAACGATCTGGGGCTGATCCGCATGATGATCCAGTCTGCAGGCTCCTGGTATCTGAAAGAAGACGGTAAAACACCTGATCTGAAAGACAACGCGGTTCTGAAAGAAGCATTTGAAAGCTACAAAGAGCTGATGAATGCCGATATCGTTAAAGTCAACTCTGACTGGAGCTCGTTCCTTGCCGGCTTCAACAGCGGTGACGTTGCCTCCGTTCCTACCGGTAACTGGATTACACCTTCGGTGAAAGCTTCTGCTGACCAGTCCGGCAAATGGGCGGTAGTACCTTTCCCTAAACTCAAAAACGCAGCAAACTCTGTACATGCCTCGAATCTCGGCGGCAGCTCCTGGTATGTGCTTAACAATGACGGCAAAGAAGCAGCGGTTAAATTCCTGGGCGCAACACTCGGCTCCGACGTTGCTTTGTACCAGAAGCTTGTAACTGATGTAGGCGTTGTAGGAACATACAAACCTGCTGCTGAAGGCGAAGCCTACGGTACAGCTGATGAATTCTTCGGCGGACAAAAGATTATCGCTGACTTTGCCAAATGGACAGCTGAAATTCCGAACGTAAACTACGGCCTGCACACATATGCCATTGAGGATATCCTCAAGGTTGAAATGCAGAACTTCCTGAACGGCACGGAGCTGGACAAAGCGCTTAGCGATGCACAGTCCCAGGCTGAGTCCCAAATCCAGTAG
- a CDS encoding carbohydrate ABC transporter permease, with amino-acid sequence MRTLRRAPIYVFLSIVAFVSIFPFLWMIISATNLSVDVTQGRMLPGTHLFDNIRKLTESINLVPALWNTLKIALTTTVLALLVASLAGYGFEIYRSKAKDMVFNLLLLSMMIPFAALMVPLYQMFSKLSAAAPLIGVNTVAAVVLPTFTTAFLIFFFRQSSKMFPRELLEAGRIDGLSELGLFFKIYIPTMKTTYSAAAIITFMSSWNNYLWPLIVLQTPEKRTIPLLISNLGSSYSPDFGVIMAAVVISTLPTALVFFLMQKQFVAGMVGSVK; translated from the coding sequence ATGAGAACTTTACGCCGTGCCCCAATTTATGTTTTTCTGTCCATTGTTGCGTTTGTTTCGATTTTTCCGTTTCTGTGGATGATTATCAGCGCCACAAATCTTTCAGTGGACGTAACCCAGGGAAGAATGTTACCCGGTACACATCTGTTTGACAATATCCGGAAGCTGACAGAGTCCATCAACCTTGTGCCTGCCCTGTGGAATACACTCAAAATTGCTCTGACGACAACGGTTCTGGCCCTGCTGGTTGCCTCCCTGGCCGGATACGGATTTGAAATTTACCGCAGCAAAGCGAAGGATATGGTCTTCAATCTGTTATTACTATCCATGATGATCCCTTTCGCCGCGCTGATGGTTCCGCTGTATCAAATGTTCTCGAAGCTGTCGGCTGCTGCTCCGCTTATCGGGGTTAACACAGTCGCTGCGGTTGTCCTGCCGACGTTCACTACGGCGTTCCTGATCTTCTTCTTCCGGCAGAGCTCGAAGATGTTCCCGCGGGAGCTGCTGGAAGCCGGACGGATCGATGGATTATCGGAGCTGGGCCTGTTCTTCAAAATTTATATTCCGACGATGAAGACTACTTACTCCGCTGCCGCAATCATTACGTTCATGTCCAGCTGGAATAACTATCTCTGGCCGCTGATCGTGCTGCAGACTCCGGAGAAACGGACCATCCCGCTGCTGATCTCCAACTTAGGCTCGAGCTACTCTCCAGATTTCGGGGTGATTATGGCCGCAGTTGTCATCTCCACACTTCCGACAGCTCTTGTCTTCTTCCTGATGCAGAAGCAGTTCGTTGCCGGTATGGTGGGATCAGTGAAATAA